The Vespula pensylvanica isolate Volc-1 chromosome 22, ASM1446617v1, whole genome shotgun sequence sequence tcttcttcttcttcgtcgttctttttcttcttctccatcgtcatcttcttcttcttcttcttcttcttcttcgtcgtcgtcttcttcttcttcttcttcttcttcttctttttcttcttctatttcatcGCCTTTAATATATCGCGAATTTATGACCAATTTAGCGTCGATCAAgcgatttaatatttaattaaacgacgTCGGTTCGTTACACACCTCCAATccctttttctaaatttattttcttttttctccaaaagaaaagatagaagagaaaaaggatgatagtatttatcgatcgtttcgccGACattgttcatttattattgtttcatttGATATTCTATGGTATAGTTTGTAGGAATAGAAACAGGTTCGAATTGTTTCTATCCGTTTTATACGAATTTCTTcacttataatttaatattgaacGATATcaatatgttaattaaattttgttcatCGAAATGTTTCTACACGCTCGAtcatttctacttctttccttttcttttcttcttctctttacaaAATACTTATCAATGATTAACAAAAAGACTGATCAAATATATGGTTATTGTTgcttaaagataaattatcaaatcttttctttGACGTTTACTGATCGTTGGATGGATGGAAatggatgaaaaataaaaagagaaagagagagagagagagagaaaagatgaaggatagaaaatccaattatttattaatatccttCTTCATTCTTGGAGTCTTAAGTTAATCtatctatttccttctttctttctctctctttctctctttctcttgtgtTCGAACGGtccattaattattttctacgacCTGTTCCAGGAGGGCCGACACGATCTCGGAAGCTATGCCGGCTGAGAGAGTAGTAGAAAGGGGAGACGGAAGTGGACCCACATTGCAGCCACCTTAAGGAGTTCGCGTGGGAGCTTGGGTTGGCGAAGGTTGGCGGGTGAACTTCGCGTCATACTTCGTTGTACGATGCCGATGTCGTTCGGAGCTCATCATCCACATCGCtggttcctcctcctcctcctccttctcctatCAGATCGGCGTTCCTCAAGCGGTAGTCCTTCTCCTGAAAGAAAGTGGCCCAACATTTAAGGGTTACCATTGCGAATCCACGTCGTCGCCATGGTGGACCTCCTGTGTAGCAACTCGTTGAGCCCGGGTACGTAGAGACGACCTTGAGAGatcgagaacgaacgagaaagaaagagacagagaaagagagagagagagagagagtcagagagaaagagagagagagagagagagagagagagagtgacaaGCAGAATAATTTGAATCGAAAGACAGGACACTATGTAAGGTGTTAAACGAGAGGACAGCCTTCCGCCCGTGAAATCAGCGTCGAGTAATGCTGAAGCATATCCTGACGGGGCAACCGTCGTCAGCGGGCTCCAGGCATCACCACAATGACTATCAGACGAGCTCTGGCTCGTTGCACGCCggccaccatcatcaccatcagcACAATCAACAGGAGCAAccgcaacaacaacaacaacaacaacagcaacagcagcaacaacaacaacaacaaccgcaacaacagcaacattACGGTGGCAACGGTAGTTGTGGTACGATCGCACGTGGAACGTCATCGACCTCTGCTCGGACGAACGGTATCGACGTTTACGAATCATTGGTTCATCAAACGTCGCAAAGACAAACGACGGGATCGTCGAACGTTCATCAAGCAGCCACGACACCTTCCTCGGCTCATCGTCATCCCTTGAATCATTCGCAGTTGAGCGTTAACAATCTCTCCCAACGGCTCAATCACTCTCACGCCCTTAATCTCTCGACCCTGTCGACGTCGAAGCATTCGGTTAACAGTGTCAGTCCGGTCGTTGGTGCTAGTAACAATGTCAACGGACAGAAtagcaataacaataataataacaatctgTCGGGCGTGCCTGGTCAGACGATCGTCGGTGTTCAACTGCCGATTCATCAGGATAGACCGAAGGCGAACGGTGGCTTCGATATATCCAGATTATCTAGATTGCCTAGCCAAACGACACCTTCCCCAGCACCTGCTCTTCATCAGTCGGCATTACAGGCCGTCCAACAAATCGGACACGCTGGACCAACCGTCATACCTCTCAATGCCTCCTGGTCCTCCTCATTGTCGAGGAATCATAGATGCCACGAGGCAGGCGTAAAGGAGATGTTAACGAGTCTTGGACTACTGTGTTTGGTATCTCTGTTGCTCGCTCTACTTTCCCTGATCTTCCTATTGAAGATTTCACCATTGACGGTCACGCCGAGTAGCCTAATCAGCCCGGAGGAGTACACGATCGTCTACGAGGTGACCTTGGCTTTATGCGCCCTCGCTCTGTCCTTGAACCTGTGCTGCCTACTGGTCTGCGCGATACAGTTCCTCTTTGCTGTTAAACTCGTCAAGACGTCGTATCAGGGACATCggtaaatacatttttctttcattcttttcattcctttctttctttctttcttccttttattcttctttatttttttgtttttgtttttccttgcgtttcatttttcttttcgcgatCACGctgtatacgtataatacgtataaataagtACGTGTCttctatgtatacgtacatacacacacacacacacacatatatatatattatatgtacaattCCTACTTTGCGAGGCCGTTAACCGATGAACGATGAGCCGAGCGAAGGGAACCGCTTATCGTACGAGTTTGACGCCCTGGAATCCAGTTCGATTACTTTCGAGAGTGCCGACGGCCGGCTGGCCGCCGTTACAACGGAGGATccgtaattaattaacgaaataagaaaagccGTCCCATTTCGAAAGATCGACCGTGCAATAACGTACCTCGTGACCCTTGTGAAAGCTTTCCGGGCATTGCCGTTTTGTCGTTGTCGGTATCGTTTCTACTCggaccttcttctttttcttttttatttactcatttatttatctatttgatttttctttatttttttatttttttattttttttttttttttaaacaatcatTCGTAATAATATCTCCTTcggtattaataattatgtcaGAGTCGCGCCATTTTTATTACGTACTTgatactttattataaatatcgagCGAGTtatttaagaaacaaaaaatataagtagAGAATTAGAATTATTGACCTCAATAAATGTCGGTCtatttaggaaaaaaaaaaaaacacacacacacacgttttaGCAAAATTCTTCTAACGATTATTAAATcccagttcttttttttttttttttgctttatctttttatttttctcttgacacacatagagagatatatctataaacgGGCAACAATtattgctctttctttttcttcttcttcttcttctccattcGAATAAAGTAATAGAAGTTAGTGAAAGACAAGAAAACAACGTCGTTGGTATGTCACGCGTACGCAACGCCAAATCCTCGacacacttttttttctcctttttctctttttttctgttcttttttttttcttttcttttttttttcaacgctCCTCGCGTACACAACCAACGATCAAGATTATTCCTTTGGAATAAGTTCTCAGCCATCcatgcgtacatacatattatacgtatacttacgtatgtacatatatacatacacacacacacacacacacacacgcgtatatGCTCGAAAGTAGGTGTCTCGTATCCAGCACGAGATCAATGAGTTTCGCGATACATCATCGGTTGTATCTCTTCTGTATAGTGTTTCTTCTCACGGAGAGTCGAGAGTGAATGCGGAACGTAAAAATTCACGTCCTGTGTAcctcttacatacatatatatttatatatatatatatacatatatatatatatagatatatacgtacgtacatacacttACATAGGTATTCTTAAAGGAATACAATCGTGATAGGCGGCAAAACGCACAGGTGCGAAGCGGCAACCTTTTTAGCGATGCAACGcggatgaaatgaaatgaaatgaaaaaggagaaaaaaagatggagatgaagaagaagaaagaagaagaaaaaaacaacgaaagcacgatatgaaaaaatagaagatacCTCTACACGTTAGGAGATATGCGATCGAGAAGTTCGTCGAGCGTGacctctcttctttatttcgtaaCAGCCGGTAGATAGACTAGAAACTCTCGATTCGCTAAAGAAGTCTTCTTATTTCACGAGAATCGTAAAGAtagatttgtttttatacacacacacacacacacacacacacacacacatatatatatatgtattactgatttattcatttatatatgcaattattggtatatataaataatctatattCGAATGTTCAAAAAAATAGATTCTACTGATTGGaagcatgaaaaaaaaatcttacatAAGCATCAATCtggaaatgttttcttttcaagtcatatatttcttttttttttttttttatttataacaaagaCTTTAAAAGTAATTTGATTTGTtacgaaatttcattaaaaaaaaaaaaataataaataaattaataaataactgcTCATAATGATTTCCTTTGGCATACTGCGCATTACCTCGTTTCGACCTTGCATGGATTGTtcgatgtaaataaaaaatgtctgATGTAaatggaggaaaaaaaatgtttatgtaACTTGGAAGAGGAAACGTTCGCGAACTCGTGTTtatatgatctttttttttttcatcttcctacaaaaaatagaatatgttCTTAAAATTTGATCATCTATTTCTGATACActctatatatacgtgtatatatatatatatatatataagtacagaAAACGAGATCGTGATAATTGTTAATTAGAACGTTTAGAAATTGATCGATATTGGTAATTATAAATCGTGATTTCATCGATCCCTTTCTTTCcataaaataaatctcttaTAAACATCGTAACAGGAAAAGCGTAATGTTTAACTAACGTTATTTAAACTTATCTTATCAAAAAAGAGATAACCGATGATCCCGGTTGTTGtatttttatgtctttttttctttttgcttttaattttttatgtccTCCCTCGCATCGTTATCGTGCGATATCAATGGCCCTGGCCCTATTATTTACAACCATTTCCATTTCTAGAGTATCTAAGGAGAGTTAGAAGgggaagaacagaaaaaaaaatgaaaaaaaaaagaaaagaaaacaaggtCTCCTGGAAGGAATGTCTGTAAAAATCGTTTTTGAAATTCCACGTGTTTGTTCGGAGACCTCGAGGCACAGAAACCTGAGAGAGAATTTTCCgaagtttttttctctctctctctctctctctctctctctccttctctctttctctcttttcaagaaatagtagtagtaatagtagtagtagtagtgtagtcgAAGGTCCCATGCGATTGAAATTCTATCGTCGCGTCTCTCATGGTACCcattgtctcttctttttatttttatttttttttctttggttgcGGTAAGATGAAAGTCGATCTCTTTATAGAGAGACGTATTAGAACACGTATTAGAactcgtattaaaaaaaaaaaaaaaaagaagaaaaaagaatcaacaaCACGAACAACAACGataccgatcgatcgaaattcatTGAAAGTTTTCATCTTTGGTGGCATTAAGGATAagtgcatttttatttttgaacgTTCTTATCACGGCCGATGCTTGTTCtaactctccctctctctctctctctcgttctctttttatctctctttatctcggtcgttgaaattcgttgaaatttccCATCTTTGATGGTTCAACGATAAGtggacgatcgatcgaactcgtttttatttttgaaccTTATCACGAtcgttgctttctctctctctctctctctctttctttctctttctctcactttttttttctacctgcGCTCGTTCTCGTTCATCCTTACGAAGAATGTACAAcctgacgaaaaaaaagatgaaaaaaacagagaaaaagaaagaacgaaagaaagaaaagaaaaaagcttttgAAAGCACCGCTTTAGTCAGCAACGTCGGCAAGTATATGGCATTGTTACGAGCGAAGACCTCCATTCTGTACGCCTTCGGACGTGCTCCGAAAAGCGACACGCTAATGGTGAATCCCAGGCCCTTCTCCCGGCCCATTGTCGTTGGTAGACTCTTCAGAGACACCCTGGGGTGCGGCCTTACTCGTTGTCATCGCCAACAGTCGACTATGactacgatgacgacgacgacgacgacgacgacgactatgactatgacgacgacaacgacgacgatgttgtTGTCATCGTCCAAGGGTACGTCGTACTGAGTCTACTCTGAAagactttttcctttttcttcttcttcttctttttcttttttcttcttttttcttcttcttcttcttctgtcctACTACCTACTACTAAGTGCTACTAGCTCATTACCTAAGTGGCTCGCGATAACGGATCTTTGCGCTTTCATACTTACAAATCTCTCGGACCACCACTCTAACTTCTTTACTTTACTTCATCCTACGGAAACCACGATGacgaatctctctttttctttttttttttcctcttttttttttttctatcgtttggTATAAGTTTTTCGACAGATATCGTTAACAAtgcgttcgatatttttatcgagaaggaaaaagtaaatatttgcGATCAAACGATCTTGCGTGTTTAACGAGGaagtgtttttttctttcttttttttttttcgtatgatCGTGCGTTCGGTTAGATCTTCTTAGAATTTGttcagaaaaaatttcttgtaaaagtgctcttgtaaaagaaaatttcgtttcgattatTAAAACTAGTCGGATGTTAGAAACGTTTGGGAAATATTAGTACGTTCTCTTCTCGTTCAGATTCGAGATTAGAAtggttgaaaaagaaatttaaaagaaatattattgtatttctttttatattctcgatTGAAATTCATCAACTCTATCGATTATTATGATTTGTGTGCTTGCAAAAGATCGAAGGTACTCTTTTATAGAATGTCGAAATCGtccgtaaaataatatatggcTACGTACGAAAGACAAATTAGCCGAACTCCCGTTGCAAAATTCGTGTCGGCCGATGTAATTACAACGCACCGATCGGCGAACGACCAAAAGATTCctttcctcccttctctctctctctctctctctctctctctctctctctctctctttcccttttttctaccCCCTCTCTACGTTTTAGTTAAATACCCATTTCCAACGATAAAACGTAGGATTCGAtgtaaaacgatcgaaacgaatcgTCTTAAGCGTCTCAcgactttttccttctctctctccctctctctctctctctctctctttctctctctccctctctctctctctctctcgttttcaatgaaatattttcatttacgatGGGCCCATGTTAAAAACGAGTTATCGAATTTAATCCCTTCCcacccctctccctctcctccatCTCCCTCTTTCGACCAAGCGATCATTCGTAATCCCACTATAAATTAAACAGACTAAATTTTCTACAGACTTTATTGATTAATATCTCTTCTTTCAGTTAGTTCTACTAtctattaattctatttatttatcaaaagcGACGAACGTTactaaaaatgaatatatcgattttcgatgaaatttcttGTCTTTGCACCAATtacaaaattgtattaaataggAACGAACGACTTTTACATTAGAAtctctattaaattatttactaaatcttatttattctcttttgtatttgattttcattttcgtaatGAGGCAAAATACTATTATTCTTGCCGCCGAGTGAAAGTATCGCGTATCCCTTTGGTAGCAACTCAAACCCAAACCCAAACCCAAACTCAAACctccctttcctcttccttacCTACCCCACCTCTCAAACTTAGCTTCGGCTATAGGCTCACCCCCTCTCCTGTACGTTTTGTGGTCTAACGCGATGCTCACGTCTGGTTTATGTTTCGGTTACCATGGGGTATCGAGCGTTGGTGTTACACACGCGTTATATTCGTCTCTTCTCAAGTGCTACTTCGCATTCCACGGGTTCGAATCTCTCGGCGTCCGAGAgtcggctctctctctctctctctctctttttctctctttctctctctctctttttttcgaggGGCACGTTTCGAGGATAAGGAACGAATTTGCTGGCTCTTCTCGACGAGCCCCATCAACGGACGAGGCTTGAGAATTTTCTCctcgacgaaagagaaagagagagagagagagagagagagaggccatCGTGTTTTTATTGTCGACTACTCGCTCGcgagatttttcttcgaatttcttttttcttgtttttcgttctttttctattttttgtccGTTAATTtagttccttcttttctctcttctttttttaaacgtctTCAAAAAAGTCCTCGAGgaaaagtctctctctctctctctctctctttttctcttcaatattaaatttaataaaatatctacaaCAAGATTAagttaagaaataatagaaattaattggaTCAGTCGAACGAAAATCCACGATCGAAATCGTGATCAAATTCTTTCGAtgattatttgataattaatcgtatacatacatacataaatacatatgtatgtatccaaTTGTTACGAAAGAATTTGCCGAGATTTAAACTGTTATTTAAGTTAACCCATAACATGACGTTGTATTGGTTCTCTCGCTTTTGGGTTCCTTAGGTAAGCCCTAACTAAAATGTACAATGGATCGTAGGATGAGcccagaaaaagagagggtacGAGAACAGGTGCGAGTCGAGAAGTCGTAACGGTTatccctcttccttccttccctctccctcccgaTAATCCTCCCTCCAATCCTCACCTTACCCTAGTACCCTCACCTTCCCATTTTTATTCCATCGAACctttctcccctttctccccttttttttgaatttttttttgtttctttctctctcctttttttttttcttctttaagaaACATCAGGGTGCACCCTTTTCGTTACATAGAACAGACACTCGACTCGAacttccctcttttttattttttttttcgaggaagagagaacgatcatTTTGAAAGAGGTAAAACAGGTACGATCTttgctatctctcttttattttgttttctttctttctttcttccttccttccttcctttcgttggtttgtttttcattcttttttttcctcgttttctcgtttttcttttcttttcttcatttttttggattcgttcgttcgttcttacgTTAATTCTCGATTATAGCCGGTCATCGAGAGCGAGAATTCGTAAAAGGGTTGACGTACACGTATTTAGGaatcgtatgtatataggtatgttgtatgtatgtacgtaggtaggtacgtacgATCCATCATCGTGTAGAGAGCATCGTACGATCAACGCGTACGATCCATCATCCCGTACCTGGTGAGAAGTTAACGCTCACCGATCCACATCGTTGGAAACGTCGTTCCGTGTTTTTACCATAGCCCGGTTTTATATATCATCTCCTAAGATGATCGCTTATTCGAGACTTCGCGTTTTACCTTACTTTACTTTAAGTTACCACACGTAATTCATGCCATTTACTTTTCGATTTtcctctcgttcgttcatttttaaatacgttcgttcgttcgtttttattttcattagctttttttttttttttttttttttttaaattaattccaacgaaattcgatcgatctttcgatatcGATACTTAAATCGACATTgttcttataattttaatcgttgttgttgttgttgttgttgttgttgttgttgtttttgctGTAGTTTCAGCAAGtaatgcttctttttttttatccgttttgagatattaaaataatttctttttggcctagtttttatatacattttattatacgacAGACGCACGTACTTGTGtacatttgattatttatatataaatacatcatgattgttttattttcttatttattacacGCGCATTgcgttttctttattatcgtcattgaaaatatttttctttcgtctgttatttatgataatattatcgagaagttttatatatataaatttttttattctattcttttttttttgtgagtCAACCGTACTTCTCACGCGTATATAAATCTTCAACAGACTGAGAAAACGATGagttaatttaatttcctATTTATAGATGGGTTTCTCTTCTATTGCGTTTCTAGAAACTCGGCTCGTAGTCCTTTTATTTACGTTCCTCGCGATGTTATTTGTGGAACGGTCCTTTTAATTCGACTTCTTCTTCGCCGTATTATATGCATTTCAACAAGTAACCAGGCTgacacgaaagaagaagactgGAATTTCTTCCATACGAAAATCTTCAATGTTCGTCTTTAAAACGCGATGTTCGCGATGTCGCTTCAATTATACACTATCGAAAAAGTATGGATAAATGGttctgataataaataatgaataggagatcataattaataaataatatacatacgcatatgcatatatatatatatatatatatatgaaatttatctcaataaaaaattatagaaaattaaaatatacgatagcgataaagaataatatttctaatattaaactaagagaaggagagagacagatagaaagagagagaaagagagagagagagagagagaacagagttCTTGATGATAACAAATGAATAGGAGATcataattatgttttatataagatcgatttctaaatagaaaatgatagaaaactGTAAGATATTATAGTAATGAAGAATAATCTTTCTAACATTAAACTAAGAagaccgagaaagagagaaaagtgtcTTGACGATAACAAATGAGCAGGAgatcataattaaattataatatacttaagTTCGATCTCgagagaaaattatagaaaattataatgcaCGATGATAACGACGAAGGACAAACTTTCTAACACTGAActatgaatgaaagagaaagaaaaagagagataacgaaatagagagagaaagagaaagagaaagagagagagaaa is a genomic window containing:
- the LOC122636468 gene encoding protein kinase 4-like; amino-acid sequence: MLKHILTGQPSSAGSRHHHNDYQTSSGSLHAGHHHHHQHNQQEQPQQQQQQQQQQQQQQQQQPQQQQHYGGNGSCGTIARGTSSTSARTNGIDVYESLVHQTSQRQTTGSSNVHQAATTPSSAHRHPLNHSQLSVNNLSQRLNHSHALNLSTLSTSKHSVNSVSPVVGASNNVNGQNSNNNNNNNLSGVPGQTIVGVQLPIHQDRPKANGGFDISRLSRLPSQTTPSPAPALHQSALQAVQQIGHAGPTVIPLNASWSSSLSRNHRCHEAGVKEMLTSLGLLCLVSLLLALLSLIFLLKISPLTVTPSSLISPEEYTIVYEVTLALCALALSLNLCCLLVCAIQFLFAVKLVKTSYQGHRSNKYLQKSSISRVCAVGGFFISIPVFLTGMILYTFIQFHSTPAIVTSVFIGLGIVFCGCAMVHNVFVWQREKTNAVKALAREQCEAAAQLQRQQLQQLQQNNNNNNNNNNNNNNNNNHNNHNHHHHHHHQSHLQQQQYQLHQQQHHHHQQQQHQLRPSIYHSGGCAPKIGSLTGTNSNTTLVHNNAGNNRGSQYHQQQQQQQQHQQQQQQQQQQLQQQHHHHHHHHHRHMSSPMSPPLLLSSTNAPLASTHSLLNVTGTNRNVVTPPTTPGDRSPPSPSNKFNRSHLTREASGSVSPGLPAATLDLSSAANTNSPHELSTLV